The Corynebacterium comes genome window below encodes:
- the dnaG gene encoding DNA primase — protein sequence MAKGRIPDSDVQAIRERAPIEEIVGEYVQLKPGGHDSLKGLSPFKDERTPSFHVRPNRGYFHCFSSGKGGDVFTFLMEMEHISFPEAVESVAQTIGYTINYQGGSTGARDEKPGTRKRLIDANKAAHQFYREQLETPQAETARLFLLDRGFSQEHIYAFECGYAPEGWDTMTKHLLRKGFDFKELEAAGLSTMGRRGPIDRFHRRLLWPIKDLSGNVIGFGARKLFDDDKLGKYMNTPDTMLYHKSKVLFGLDVAKKHIAAGHQAVVVEGYTDVMAMHAAGVTTCVASCGTAFGEEHLQILRRLMLDDNYFRGELIYTFDGDEAGQKAAMRAFEGDQKFTGQSFVAVAPEGMDPCDLRLQRGDAAVRDLIADRIPMFQFVIESMLSEHNLDTVEGRLQALRRTVPVVAGIKDPVLQGEYARQLAGWVGWANTEEVLQQVRAEARRPKQDRPRRATRFEQAASAPLKDAPSFDLPNPRDPYLWPQRESLKLALQHPELAGTYFDGLSPDAFTHPAYRTVRQAIRTVGGLATAHSGVDWIATVAGEMTDLMGRNLVSELAVEEIPVEITHLPNYADSVLSRLQEAEVGNQIAQLKSQLQRMRPSDDEQAYNTLFADLVALEQARRELNDRAFRGIPAE from the coding sequence ATGGCTAAGGGACGTATTCCGGATTCTGACGTTCAGGCGATCCGTGAGCGCGCGCCGATCGAAGAGATCGTCGGCGAGTACGTCCAGCTCAAGCCGGGTGGGCATGATTCCCTCAAGGGCCTGAGCCCGTTCAAGGATGAGCGCACCCCGTCGTTCCACGTGCGCCCGAACCGCGGTTATTTCCACTGCTTCTCCTCCGGGAAGGGCGGGGACGTGTTCACCTTCCTAATGGAGATGGAGCACATCTCCTTCCCGGAGGCCGTGGAGTCCGTCGCGCAGACCATCGGCTACACCATCAACTACCAGGGCGGGTCGACCGGTGCGCGCGACGAGAAGCCGGGCACCCGGAAGCGGCTGATCGACGCCAACAAGGCCGCGCACCAGTTCTACCGAGAACAACTCGAAACACCCCAAGCAGAAACAGCCCGCCTCTTCCTCCTGGACCGCGGTTTCTCGCAGGAGCACATCTACGCCTTCGAGTGCGGTTACGCCCCGGAGGGCTGGGACACGATGACAAAGCACCTGCTGCGCAAGGGCTTCGATTTCAAGGAGCTTGAGGCCGCCGGTCTGTCCACCATGGGTCGCCGTGGCCCGATCGACCGTTTCCACCGGCGTCTGCTGTGGCCCATCAAGGATCTCTCGGGCAACGTCATCGGCTTCGGGGCGCGCAAGCTTTTTGATGACGACAAGCTCGGCAAGTACATGAACACCCCCGACACCATGCTGTACCACAAGTCCAAGGTGCTCTTCGGCCTGGATGTGGCGAAGAAGCACATCGCCGCCGGGCACCAGGCGGTGGTGGTGGAGGGCTACACGGACGTCATGGCCATGCACGCCGCGGGCGTGACCACCTGCGTTGCGTCCTGCGGCACCGCGTTCGGCGAGGAGCACCTGCAGATCCTGCGCCGTCTCATGCTCGATGACAACTACTTCCGCGGCGAGCTCATCTACACCTTCGACGGCGACGAGGCCGGCCAGAAGGCGGCCATGCGCGCTTTCGAGGGCGACCAGAAGTTCACCGGCCAGTCCTTCGTAGCCGTCGCTCCCGAGGGCATGGATCCCTGCGATCTGCGCCTGCAGCGTGGCGACGCCGCCGTGCGCGACCTCATCGCCGACCGCATCCCGATGTTCCAGTTCGTCATCGAGTCGATGCTTTCCGAGCACAACCTCGACACCGTCGAGGGTCGCCTCCAGGCTTTGCGACGCACCGTTCCCGTCGTCGCAGGCATCAAGGACCCGGTCCTGCAGGGCGAGTACGCCCGCCAGCTCGCCGGCTGGGTGGGCTGGGCCAACACCGAGGAGGTCCTCCAGCAGGTGCGTGCCGAGGCCCGCCGCCCCAAGCAGGACCGGCCCCGCCGCGCGACCCGCTTCGAGCAGGCAGCGTCCGCCCCGTTGAAGGACGCGCCCTCCTTCGACCTGCCCAACCCGCGCGACCCCTACCTGTGGCCGCAGCGGGAATCCCTGAAGCTCGCGCTGCAGCACCCTGAACTGGCCGGCACCTATTTCGACGGCCTGAGCCCGGACGCCTTCACCCACCCCGCCTACCGGACCGTCCGCCAGGCGATCCGCACCGTCGGTGGCCTGGCGACGGCCCACAGCGGCGTCGACTGGATCGCCACCGTGGCCGGGGAGATGACCGACCTTATGGGCCGCAACCTCGTCTCCGAGCTGGCGGTGGAGGAGATCCCCGTGGAGATCACCCACCTGCCGAACTACGCCGACTCGGTGCTCTCCCGCCTGCAGGAGGCCGAGGTGGGTAACCAGATCGCCCAGCTGAAGAGCCAGCTGCAGCGCATGCGCCCCTCCGATGACGAGCAGGCGTACAACACGCTGTTCGCCGACCTGGTGGCCCTTGAGCAGGCGCGCCGGGAGCTCAACGATCGCGCGTTCCGGGGGATCCCCGCAGAGTAG
- a CDS encoding ribonuclease domain-containing protein — protein sequence MAAPKKSVFAVLAAALLVAVGGWVGVDLTGGSSEGSGGSEVSGAGSSEVSGLVSGSSDEVGVSGLDVCPVDTLPYEADPVIEDILSGGPYAYPGEDGGHFGNYEDVLPDERNSYYRSYTVDTPGLNHRGAKRIVVGGGTEEDPEVWYYSDDHYESFCEIPDAED from the coding sequence ATGGCTGCCCCGAAGAAGTCCGTGTTCGCTGTCCTTGCTGCCGCTCTGCTGGTGGCTGTTGGTGGTTGGGTTGGGGTGGATCTGACGGGTGGGTCTTCTGAGGGTTCGGGCGGGTCGGAGGTCTCGGGGGCGGGGTCTTCGGAGGTTTCGGGGCTTGTTTCGGGCTCGTCGGACGAGGTGGGTGTCTCCGGGCTGGACGTCTGCCCCGTGGACACCCTGCCCTATGAGGCCGACCCGGTCATCGAGGACATCCTCTCCGGCGGTCCCTACGCCTACCCTGGCGAGGACGGCGGGCACTTCGGCAACTACGAGGACGTCCTGCCGGACGAGCGCAACTCCTACTACCGCAGCTACACCGTGGACACCCCGGGCCTCAACCACCGCGGCGCCAAGCGCATCGTCGTGGGCGGCGGCACCGAGGAAGACCCGGAGGTCTGGTACTACTCCGATGACCACTACGAGTCGTTCTGTGAGATTCCGGATGCGGAGGACTGA
- a CDS encoding ISL3 family transposase, translated as MHSSGNLVADTICRTAEIGLTITGAADAGTLTIIDAAPVAVDDQCPGCQQPGKLRDHVTRRLVDLPVVGFPTRLHVRVPRFTCSNPACGRKLFQTSLSCADDGAKLTHRVTRWILQRLAIDRMSVSATAKALGVGWELVNQIAVDACRQLVYDNPDHLDGVRILGVDEHVWKHTRRPGQPSSFVTVLVDLTPLVDGRGPARLLDMRPGRSADVLRTWLQEREPEFRRQVQVVTMDGFAGYATAVDQVLPQARKVMDPFHVVHLAADKLTGCRQRLQRETTGRRGRKDDPLYKYRRTLLTRTNYLTERQKQRLDLLWATDDEYVALEVTWMFYQDMIQAYGHPQKSEGKKLMTRVINTLRKGLPPGLEELAQLGRTLWRRREDILAYFDIGASNGPVEAINGRLEHLRGIALGFRNLNHYILRSLIHSGQLQARINAL; from the coding sequence GTGCATTCTAGTGGCAACCTCGTGGCCGACACCATCTGCCGAACCGCGGAAATCGGACTGACGATCACCGGTGCTGCCGATGCCGGCACCCTGACCATCATCGACGCCGCACCTGTGGCCGTGGACGATCAGTGCCCGGGCTGCCAGCAGCCCGGGAAGCTACGCGATCACGTCACCCGCCGGCTCGTTGATTTGCCTGTCGTGGGGTTCCCCACCCGCCTGCATGTCCGTGTCCCAAGGTTCACCTGCAGCAATCCAGCGTGCGGCAGGAAGCTCTTCCAGACCTCCTTGAGCTGTGCCGATGACGGTGCGAAGCTCACCCACCGCGTGACCCGCTGGATCCTCCAACGCCTGGCGATTGATCGGATGAGCGTGTCCGCGACCGCCAAGGCCCTCGGTGTGGGCTGGGAGCTGGTTAACCAGATCGCCGTGGACGCCTGCCGCCAGCTTGTCTACGACAACCCCGACCATCTGGATGGCGTCCGGATCCTCGGGGTCGACGAGCACGTCTGGAAACACACCCGACGCCCCGGACAGCCGTCCTCGTTCGTGACGGTCCTGGTGGACCTGACACCGCTGGTGGACGGTCGTGGGCCTGCCCGGCTGCTGGACATGCGGCCGGGGCGCAGCGCCGACGTGCTGCGCACGTGGTTGCAAGAGCGTGAGCCTGAGTTCAGGAGACAAGTGCAGGTAGTGACCATGGACGGCTTCGCCGGCTACGCCACCGCGGTGGATCAGGTGTTGCCCCAGGCAAGGAAGGTGATGGATCCGTTCCACGTCGTGCACCTGGCCGCGGACAAACTCACCGGCTGCCGGCAACGACTCCAACGAGAGACCACCGGCAGACGCGGGCGTAAGGACGATCCGCTGTACAAGTACCGGCGCACCCTGCTGACCAGGACGAACTATCTCACGGAGCGGCAGAAGCAACGGCTGGATCTGTTGTGGGCCACCGACGATGAGTACGTCGCCCTCGAGGTCACGTGGATGTTCTACCAGGACATGATCCAGGCGTACGGGCATCCGCAAAAGTCAGAGGGCAAGAAACTGATGACCAGGGTGATCAATACGTTGCGCAAGGGGCTTCCGCCAGGGTTGGAGGAGCTCGCCCAACTGGGGCGCACATTGTGGCGTCGGCGCGAGGACATCCTGGCCTACTTCGACATCGGGGCATCGAACGGTCCGGTCGAGGCGATCAACGGCAGGCTCGAGCATCTACGCGGAATCGCCCTGGGGTTCAGGAACCTCAACCACTACATCTTGCGGTCACTGATCCACTCCGGACAGCTGCAGGCCAGGATCAACGCACTCTAA
- a CDS encoding ArsR/SmtB family transcription factor produces the protein MSLEHNLVPDEALFTEAADALKLLAEPTRLQLLFLLIDAEFNVTQLVSLTGASRTVVSQHLAKLRLGGLVSSRKEGRNMLYRIADGHVARLVVETLSRADHVRSGEPGDNEFN, from the coding sequence ATGAGCCTCGAACACAACCTCGTCCCCGACGAGGCACTCTTCACCGAGGCCGCCGACGCCCTCAAACTGCTGGCCGAACCCACCCGCCTGCAGCTGCTCTTCCTGCTTATCGACGCCGAGTTCAACGTCACCCAGCTCGTCTCCCTCACCGGTGCGAGCCGCACCGTGGTCAGCCAGCACCTGGCGAAGCTACGCCTCGGCGGGCTGGTGTCCTCACGCAAAGAGGGCCGGAACATGCTCTACCGGATCGCCGACGGCCATGTCGCGCGCCTGGTGGTTGAGACCCTCAGCCGGGCTGATCATGTGCGGAGTGGGGAGCCGGGGGACAATGAATTCAATTAA
- a CDS encoding MFS transporter, whose protein sequence is MAPTALLTPIRNRTYLHLFSAQVVALVGTGLLTVALGLLAFDIAGGSAGRILANALTIKILIYVLLSPVVTALAANWNPRPVLVGANLVRGAVALTLPFIGAEWQLYLAIGLLQAASATFTPTFQAVIPRILPEEEDYTRALSLSRLAYDLEQIASPVLAAAMLAVMSYTNLFLGTVVGFLASAVLVVITPLPRKPQTPTHRTGFVERTQRGIRIMLRERPLRALLWLNLAVAAPMAMVMVNTVVIVRSELGMGESALAWTLAIFGLGSMVVAAAVPGLLEKVTDRAVMLPGAVLGAVCLILLLIVPAPGYALIALTWLLLGFALSAMQTPIGRIVRANASEEDLSYVFAAQFSLSHACYLITYPVAGWVGDSAGLWAATAALAALAVLGTVMAALTWPKESA, encoded by the coding sequence ATGGCACCCACGGCCCTGCTCACCCCGATCCGCAACCGCACCTACCTGCACCTCTTCTCCGCCCAGGTGGTGGCGCTGGTGGGCACGGGTCTGCTCACCGTGGCCCTGGGGCTGCTGGCCTTCGATATAGCCGGGGGCAGCGCCGGCCGCATCCTGGCCAACGCGCTGACCATCAAGATCCTCATCTACGTGCTGCTCTCACCTGTGGTCACTGCCCTGGCCGCCAACTGGAACCCCCGGCCGGTGCTGGTCGGCGCCAACCTCGTCCGTGGCGCCGTGGCGCTGACCCTGCCGTTCATCGGCGCGGAGTGGCAGCTCTACCTGGCCATCGGCCTGCTCCAGGCCGCCAGCGCCACCTTCACACCGACGTTCCAGGCGGTCATCCCGCGCATCCTGCCCGAGGAGGAGGACTACACCCGCGCGCTCTCGCTCTCCCGCCTGGCCTATGACCTCGAGCAGATCGCCAGCCCGGTCCTGGCCGCGGCCATGCTCGCGGTGATGAGCTACACCAACCTCTTCCTGGGCACGGTCGTCGGCTTCCTCGCCTCCGCGGTGCTGGTGGTCATCACCCCGCTGCCCCGGAAACCCCAGACACCCACCCACCGAACCGGCTTCGTCGAGCGCACCCAGCGCGGCATCCGGATCATGCTGCGTGAACGCCCCCTGCGTGCTCTGCTCTGGCTGAATCTCGCGGTGGCCGCGCCCATGGCGATGGTCATGGTGAACACCGTGGTCATCGTCCGCTCCGAGCTGGGGATGGGGGAGTCCGCCCTGGCCTGGACGCTGGCGATCTTCGGCCTGGGCTCCATGGTGGTGGCCGCCGCTGTACCCGGCCTGCTGGAGAAGGTCACCGACCGCGCGGTCATGCTCCCGGGCGCCGTGCTGGGCGCGGTCTGCCTCATCCTCCTGCTAATCGTGCCCGCGCCGGGCTACGCGCTCATCGCGCTCACCTGGCTTCTGCTGGGCTTCGCGCTCTCGGCGATGCAGACCCCCATCGGCCGCATCGTCCGCGCGAACGCCAGCGAGGAGGACCTCTCCTATGTCTTCGCCGCGCAGTTCTCGCTCAGCCACGCCTGCTACCTGATCACCTACCCCGTCGCCGGCTGGGTCGGTGACAGTGCCGGCCTCTGGGCGGCCACCGCCGCGCTGGCCGCCCTCGCGGTGCTGGGTACCGTCATGGCAGCCCTCACCTGGCCCAAGGAGTCCGCATGA
- a CDS encoding PAS domain-containing sensor histidine kinase, with translation MQPSSDDLLTMAQYSQNAILVHEKDSLRILWANDQACRIFQYSVPELRSLKAHHMSSQDERYRREDGVAWLHSAALYGSSRRQWKYLAADGTEFLTDSTATLVPFQAGEALMVEIRVIEEDEQRPDSPEWVSTSLERIMSHTASGVLVLDTDNRVERASPYAAGLFGYAASEIIGEELGNLGTTDLGVSEEQLRETIVQPERQINFRLKVDGENRTFRWLSCNLENVRIEGTTYRVLTVRDIQDRVEAEQREKAQREQLQYLSRYNAMGDMAMVLAHDLGQPLAASLNFLSGLKTRLNTPTPNFTQLNYGIEMVEKQLRRASEIVASAKRYVRRIESTAAEFSLPATIAESLYFVRLRAEEEGVVVNADLGTEELMMEGESVLIGQVIINLCMNAIDEIKRPDTLVKELDIKLTEFGGLASLSITDQGRGMDAVPAEQLAAGAFSSKKDGSGIGLIISEHIAQRHGGTILFTPNKPRGTIATLSLPLKSVQNAQAENTGPVM, from the coding sequence ATGCAACCCAGCAGTGACGACCTACTGACAATGGCGCAGTATTCGCAGAACGCCATCCTGGTCCACGAGAAGGATTCATTGCGTATCCTCTGGGCCAACGACCAGGCGTGCAGGATCTTCCAGTACAGCGTCCCTGAGCTGCGGTCCCTCAAGGCACACCACATGAGCTCGCAGGATGAGCGGTACCGCCGCGAGGACGGTGTCGCCTGGCTGCACTCCGCAGCTCTGTACGGGTCGAGTCGGAGGCAATGGAAATACCTGGCCGCCGACGGCACCGAATTCCTCACCGACTCAACAGCGACCCTCGTACCGTTCCAGGCCGGGGAGGCGCTCATGGTGGAGATCCGCGTGATCGAGGAAGATGAGCAGAGGCCGGATTCTCCGGAGTGGGTGTCCACGTCGCTGGAGCGCATCATGTCGCACACCGCTTCCGGGGTGCTGGTGCTCGACACCGACAACCGGGTCGAGCGGGCCTCTCCCTATGCCGCCGGGCTCTTCGGGTACGCGGCTTCCGAAATCATCGGGGAAGAACTGGGGAACCTGGGTACGACCGATCTCGGGGTCAGTGAGGAACAGCTCCGGGAGACGATCGTGCAGCCGGAGCGACAGATCAACTTCCGCCTGAAGGTGGACGGGGAGAACAGGACTTTCCGCTGGTTGAGCTGCAACCTTGAGAATGTCCGGATCGAGGGCACCACCTACCGCGTGCTCACGGTGCGTGACATCCAGGACCGGGTGGAAGCGGAGCAGCGTGAGAAGGCGCAGCGGGAACAGCTGCAGTACCTGAGCCGCTACAACGCGATGGGGGACATGGCGATGGTCCTCGCCCATGACCTCGGGCAGCCGCTGGCCGCTTCCCTCAATTTCCTCAGCGGGCTGAAGACGCGACTGAACACCCCCACCCCGAACTTCACCCAGCTCAACTACGGCATTGAGATGGTGGAGAAGCAACTCAGGCGAGCATCAGAGATCGTGGCCTCAGCCAAGCGGTATGTCCGGAGGATCGAGAGCACGGCCGCAGAATTCAGCCTGCCGGCGACCATCGCGGAGTCGCTCTATTTCGTTCGGCTACGCGCGGAAGAAGAGGGGGTGGTGGTCAATGCCGACCTGGGGACCGAGGAACTGATGATGGAAGGGGAGAGCGTGCTCATCGGGCAGGTGATCATCAACCTCTGCATGAACGCGATCGATGAGATCAAGCGGCCGGATACCCTGGTGAAGGAACTCGACATCAAACTCACCGAATTCGGGGGTCTCGCCTCACTGTCGATCACGGATCAGGGCCGCGGGATGGATGCCGTGCCTGCCGAGCAGCTGGCTGCCGGTGCCTTCAGCTCGAAGAAGGACGGCTCGGGAATCGGGCTGATCATCTCTGAACATATCGCCCAACGGCACGGTGGGACGATCCTGTTCACCCCGAACAAACCGCGCGGAACAATTGCGACGCTGTCGTTGCCGCTGAAGTCGGTGCAGAATGCGCAGGCGGAGAACACCGGCCCCGTCATGTAG